The sequence GAGATGGACGAGGTGCAGATGACGCTGCCGCCACCCGCTTCGATCATCTTCGGCAGCACGGCGCGGGTCACCAGGAACATGCTCTTGACGTTGATGTTCATCAGCCGCTCCCAGTCGCTTTCGCTGGTCTCGAGGAAGGGCGCGGCGTGGATGGTGCCGGCGTGGTTCATCAGCACGGTGATGGGGCCGAAGCACGCCTCTGCCTCGGCCACCGCGCGGTTCACCTGCTCACTGTTCGACACGTCGGCGGGCAGGAAGCAGGCGCTGCCGCCCGCGGCGTTGATGCGCTCGGCCACCGCCGCGCCATCGCTGCTCGGCAGGTCGAGGATGGCGACCTTCGCACCTTCGCGGGCGAATAGTTCGGAAGCGGCCAGCCCGCAGCCACCGGCGCCGCCGGTGATCAGCGCCACCTTGTTGTTCAGTCGTCCCATGATTGTCTCCGTTGTTGTGGACTCGACCGGATTCACGCTAGGGAGGGCCTAAGGTGGCGTCCATATGTCGTCGGATATACGCGTCGGTAAGCCGTTGTTTTCAGTGGAAACAACGCTTCGAAAACGTCGACGGGGAGCGATGGACGCCGGGGCGTTGCCTCGACTGGAGAGGCTCTATATCCATCGACATATGGTGGTTCCGAGGTGGCTTATTCATTCTCCGATCCCATGCATCCAGCCCAACCGGAAGGCGCTGCGCACCGATAACGGCTATACCGCAATCCAAGTACGAAAAGTGGGAGAACAATAATGAGCACTTCGTCGAACAACATGCACATCAACGAATTCGGACTCGAGCATGCCCATTGGCGTAACTGGGTCGGCAACCAGTCCTGCATCCGCGCGGCCCGTGGCGCGCCGGCCAGCGAGGATGAACTCTGCAACATGATCCGCGAGGCCACCGGCAAGGGCCTGAACGTACGGGTGGCGGGCTCCGGGCACTCCTTCACCCCGGTGGCGCTCACCAATGGCCTGCACCTGACCCTCGCCAACATGAAGGGCGTGCGCCACGTCGACCACGCCAAGCGGCGCGTCACCGCCGCCGCCGGCACCACCATCAACGAGCTGGTGAGCGTGCTCAAGGCCGAGGGCCTGTCGATGGTCAACCAGGGCGACATCGACAGCCAGGCCCTGGCCGGCGCCTTGACCACCGGCACCCACGGCACCGGCCTGACCCTCGGCAACCTGGCATCGAGCATCGTCGGCATGAAGCTGATCCAGCCGAACGGCGAGACCATAGCGGTGGACGAGAGCACGCCGGACCTGCTCCTGGCCGGGCGCGTGTCCCTGGGCGTGCTGGGGGTGATTTCGGAGATCACCCTGCAGGTGACCGACAGCTTCAACCTCCACGAGCGGATCTGGCGCGAAGACTTCGAGAGCGTGATGGAGCGGCATGACGAGCTGGCGCAGAAGCACCGCCACTTCAGCTTCTTCTGGTGCCCGACCGAACGCAGCCGGCATTGCTACTGCCTGCCCGACACCGCCGCCACCTCGAAGACCGGCCGCACCACCGATGTCTGCGAAGTGAAGGTCATGGACATCACCGACCGGCCAATTTTCGAGAGCGAGTTCGAGAAGGTGGCCTACAGCTCGGATGTCTACCCGATCGAGTACATCGCCAACTTCCACGAACTGGAATACGCCGTGCCCATCAAGCATGCCAAGGAGGCGCTGCGGGCCGTGCGCAAGATCATGCTGGAGGACTTCCCCGAGGCCATCTATCCCATCGAGTACCGCTTCACCGCCGGCGATGGCGCCTGGATGAGCCCCTTCTTCGAGCAGGACAGCGTGACCATTTCCGTCTCCGGCGAGCCGGGCACCGACTACTGGGACTACCTGCGCGCGGTGGACGCCATCCTGCGCTCCTACGGCGCCAGGCCGCACTGGGGCAAGATGCACTTCCTCACCGGGGACGACGTCACCGCCATCTATCCCCGCGCCCATGACTTCCGCAGCCTGCGCCGCCAGCTGGACCCCGAGGGCTTCTACCTCAACGAGCACCTCACGCCGCTCTTCAAATAGGGCGTGCGATTCACCCCGGGCATAGCCTCGGCAGGCCATCGCCTCCTGCCGAGGCTCGTTGCATGGGCGTGAGCGCCGGTACTGCCGGCACGTAGCGCGCAAACGCGCTCAGGTCGCCGTTGAACCGGGCCGGGCGGCACCATCCATCTCCCCGGGCGCTGGCGAGTGAACTCAGTCCGCCCAGCCGCTGTCTGTCTGCTGTCGGTCCTCCGGGCGGCTCGCCGCCCCACCCTTTCGTTCTTGTCTACAACAGTTCGCCTGGCCGGCTTTAATTCGCGCCCGTTCAACGGGATTCGTTCCATCGCCATGTGAAGATTGCCCATGTCCCTATCCCGTCATTGCCCCGCCCCTGTTACCCCGTTCTCGATCCGCGCCCTCGCTACCTGCCTGCTGGGTGGCCTGCTGTTGGCCGGCGCCCCGGCGCAGGCCGAAGAGGCGGCGAGCAACGCACGCTGGGTAAGCGACAACCTGACCACCTATGTGCGCAGCGGCCCCACAGACGGTTACCGGATTGTCGGCACGCTCAACTCCGGGCAGAAGGTCGAGCTGCTGAGCACCCGGGGCGACTACAGCCAGGTGCGCGGCGAGAACGGCAATACCGTGTGGATTCCCAGCCGCGACCTGCAGGAAGTGCCCGGCCAGGCCGAACGCCTGCCGCAGCTGGAACAGCAGGTGGCCCAGCTCAGCGCCGAGCTGAAAGGCATCGACGACACCTGGAAGACCCGTGTACAGGGCATGCAGGAGACCCTGGACGCACGCAAGAAGCTGATCGACGAACTCCAGGCGGCACGTTCGAACCTGGACGGCGAGCTGAACCAGGCCCGCGCCGAACTGCGCGAGACCCAGGCCCAGCTCGGCGACGAGAACAAGCAGGTGCTGATGCGCTACATGGTCTACGGCGGCAGTATCGCGGGAGCCGGGCTGCTGGCCGGGCTGATCCTGCCGACCCTACTGCGGGTCAAGCGCAAGCGCAACGACCAGTGGGTCTGAGGCCGTCGCGCGGCAGCCTGTTCGCCATCAACTGACGCGGTTGCTCATCAACTGACGGTACTGCCGGGCACGGCGCAGGGTGCTCCACTGCTCCCGCAGCAGGGCCCCTAGTGGCGAGGCGCCTGGCTGCGGCGCATCGCCGGCGGCCAGGCGGCGCATCTGGTGCTTCACCAGGGACATGTAGGCCAGCGCGGCCAGGGCCTTGCGCTTCCAGCGGATCGGCGGCAACTCGGCGCTGGCCGCCACCTGGCCGTTTCGCCAGAGGCTGGGCAGGGCCGGGTTGACCGCCAGCGCGGTGGCGATGCCGGCCATGGCCACGCCGCCGGACAGGACCTGCTCCACCACCGGCAGGCGGCGGATGCCACCGGTGACCATGACCGGCATGGGCGCGACGGCGGCGATCTCCCGGGCGAACTCGAGGAAGTAGGCTTCGCGGGCCAGGGTACGGCCATCGCGGGCGTCGCCCTGCATGGCCGGCGCCTCATAGCTGCCACCGGACAGCTCCACCAGGTCCACCGCCAGCTCGCCGAGCCAGAGCACCACCTGGCGCGCGTCGCTCGTCTCGAAACCACCGCGCTGGAAGTCCGCCGAGTTGAGCTTCACGGCCACGCAAAAATCGGGCGACACCTGGGCCCGCACCGCCTTCACCACCTCCAGCAGCAAGCGCGCGCGGTTCTCGATGGAGCCACCCCAACGGTCTTCGCGGCGATTGCTCAGCGGCGAGAGGAACTGGCTGAGCAGGTAGCCGTGGGCCGCGTGCACCTGCACCCCGCTGAAGCCGGCCTGCTCGGCCAGCGCCGCGGTGCGGGCGAAGCGCTGGATCAACTCGGCGATCTCCACCTCGTCCATGGCCTTGGGCAGCGGGAAGAGTTTCGACAGTCCCCCCATGTCCAGTGCCACGGCCGACGGCGCCACGGTGGGCTGGCCGAGGTTGGCCTGCATCTGCCGGCCGGGGTGGTTGATCTGCATCCAGAACTGCGCTCCCTGGGCCCGGCCGATGCGCGCCCATTCGCGGAAGCGTTGCAGCGGCTGGCCTTCCTCCAGCACCACACCGCCGGGGCCGGTCATGGCGCGGGCGTCCACCATCACGTTGCCGGTCAGCAACAGCCCGGCGCCGCCCTCGGCCCAGGACTGGTAGAGGCGCAGCAGCTCGTCGGAGGGGGTCTGGTCGCGGGCGGCGAGGTTCTCTTCCATCGACGCCTTGGCGATACGGTTGGGAATGACGGCGCCGTTGGGCAGTTGCAGGGGCTGGAAGGGCGACATGGGGCTCTCCGGAGGGTGGCGCCGTGCGTCGGTGGGCGCAACGGCGGGCTGGGTTGCGGCAAAGACTAAGGTTAAAGTCAACCTTAAGGTCAATAGGGGAGCCCCACTCCATGAAAATCGGCGAACTCGCCCGGCGCAGCGGCCTGACCGCCTCGCGCATCCGCTTCTATGAGGCCAGTGGCCTGATCAGCGCCCAACGCCTGGGCAATGGCTATCGCGACTACGACGAGCAGACCTTGCACAGGCTGGAGATCATCACCTGCGGGCAGCAGGCCGGTTTCAGCCTGGAGGAAATGCGCGGCCTCATGCCCGACGCGAACCCATCGGCGGATCGCCATAGCCTTTTACTGGAAAGCCTCCAGCGCAAGGTGGCCGAGATCGACGCCATGCAGCAGCGCCTGGCCAACAACCGCGCGCAGCTGCTGGCGATCATCGCCGGTATCGAGGGCAAGCCCGAAGGCATGGGCTGCGAGGAGAACGCCCAGCGCGTGCTGGCCGGCCTGCGGGAGGAAGCTGGTCCCAGACGTAGGATGGGTTGAGCGAAGCGATACCCATCACTTCGCGGCCGATGGGTATCGTTCCTCAACCCATCCTACGAGTCGTTCCTACAAAGGCACGAGTGGATATCTGACAGTTAACTATTATGCTTCTCAGGAACTTCGCAGCGATGCGGGGTCGCCCGCTCTTTTCATGCTATGCGCAATCCGCAATCCGATGACACCAGCCCCAGGGTCTGAGTACGGCAACGGTAGTGGAGTACTCCGCCCTACGACAAGAACAAGACGGAGAGGTCTCATGGCAACAATCGACGAAACATCCTCGAGTAGCGCGCCCAACCATGGGATGACCAGGGAGGAGCGCAAGGTCATCTTCGCCTCGTCCCTGGGCACGGTGTTCGAGTGGTACGACTTCTATCTGTACGGCTCCCTGGCGGCGATCATCGCGAAGCACTTCTTCGCCGGCGTCAACGAGACCACCGCCTTCATCTTCGCCCTCCTCGCCTTCGCCGCCGGCTTCGCCGTGCGGCCCTTCGGCGCCATCGTGTTCGGCCGGCTGGGGGACATGATCGGGCGCAAGCACACCTTCCTCATCACCATCGTGATCATGGGCGTGTCCACCGCCGTGGTGGGCATGCTGCCCAGCTACGCGAGCATCGGCGTGGCCGCGCCGATCATCCTGATCACCTTGCGCCTGCTGCAGGGCCTGGCCCTGGGCGGCGAGTACGGCGGCGCGGCGACCTACGTGGCCGAGCATGCGCCAAAGGGCAAGCGCGGCTTCTTCACTTCGTGGATCCAGACCACCGCGACCC is a genomic window of Pseudomonas resinovorans NBRC 106553 containing:
- a CDS encoding TIGR04211 family SH3 domain-containing protein, with product MSLSRHCPAPVTPFSIRALATCLLGGLLLAGAPAQAEEAASNARWVSDNLTTYVRSGPTDGYRIVGTLNSGQKVELLSTRGDYSQVRGENGNTVWIPSRDLQEVPGQAERLPQLEQQVAQLSAELKGIDDTWKTRVQGMQETLDARKKLIDELQAARSNLDGELNQARAELRETQAQLGDENKQVLMRYMVYGGSIAGAGLLAGLILPTLLRVKRKRNDQWV
- a CDS encoding SDR family NAD(P)-dependent oxidoreductase gives rise to the protein MGRLNNKVALITGGAGGCGLAASELFAREGAKVAILDLPSSDGAAVAERINAAGGSACFLPADVSNSEQVNRAVAEAEACFGPITVLMNHAGTIHAAPFLETSESDWERLMNINVKSMFLVTRAVLPKMIEAGGGSVICTSSISAVAGTPMEVLYCTTKGACHMFARAISVEFRDRNIRSNAICPGFIGTAHGRRELDLLRQHGAEVSDDALRAMQGRLCDPSEVAAAALFLASDEASFVNGAHLFVDNGYTAT
- a CDS encoding NADH:flavin oxidoreductase/NADH oxidase family protein codes for the protein MSPFQPLQLPNGAVIPNRIAKASMEENLAARDQTPSDELLRLYQSWAEGGAGLLLTGNVMVDARAMTGPGGVVLEEGQPLQRFREWARIGRAQGAQFWMQINHPGRQMQANLGQPTVAPSAVALDMGGLSKLFPLPKAMDEVEIAELIQRFARTAALAEQAGFSGVQVHAAHGYLLSQFLSPLSNRREDRWGGSIENRARLLLEVVKAVRAQVSPDFCVAVKLNSADFQRGGFETSDARQVVLWLGELAVDLVELSGGSYEAPAMQGDARDGRTLAREAYFLEFAREIAAVAPMPVMVTGGIRRLPVVEQVLSGGVAMAGIATALAVNPALPSLWRNGQVAASAELPPIRWKRKALAALAYMSLVKHQMRRLAAGDAPQPGASPLGALLREQWSTLRRARQYRQLMSNRVS
- a CDS encoding MerR family transcriptional regulator, which produces MKIGELARRSGLTASRIRFYEASGLISAQRLGNGYRDYDEQTLHRLEIITCGQQAGFSLEEMRGLMPDANPSADRHSLLLESLQRKVAEIDAMQQRLANNRAQLLAIIAGIEGKPEGMGCEENAQRVLAGLREEAGPRRRMG
- a CDS encoding D-arabinono-1,4-lactone oxidase; protein product: MSTSSNNMHINEFGLEHAHWRNWVGNQSCIRAARGAPASEDELCNMIREATGKGLNVRVAGSGHSFTPVALTNGLHLTLANMKGVRHVDHAKRRVTAAAGTTINELVSVLKAEGLSMVNQGDIDSQALAGALTTGTHGTGLTLGNLASSIVGMKLIQPNGETIAVDESTPDLLLAGRVSLGVLGVISEITLQVTDSFNLHERIWREDFESVMERHDELAQKHRHFSFFWCPTERSRHCYCLPDTAATSKTGRTTDVCEVKVMDITDRPIFESEFEKVAYSSDVYPIEYIANFHELEYAVPIKHAKEALRAVRKIMLEDFPEAIYPIEYRFTAGDGAWMSPFFEQDSVTISVSGEPGTDYWDYLRAVDAILRSYGARPHWGKMHFLTGDDVTAIYPRAHDFRSLRRQLDPEGFYLNEHLTPLFK